The proteins below come from a single Edaphobacter acidisoli genomic window:
- a CDS encoding chloride channel protein, with the protein MADFPFTQAPNGAEVKLRKKSQFGVALEPEVVKICGYAVLVGFIGGLVAQGLLELIYLFTNIFFYGRFSFAITNPAYNHLGLWVILIPPVGGLVVGIMVHYWEPTLKGHGIPEAMEAVLFGHSRMRLRVALLKPLATAFAIGTGGPFGAEGPIIQTGAAFGSLFGQAVGLTPYYRRVLLASGAAAGMAATFTAPLAGILVAVELLLFEFRARSFIPVALAAAVATGVRIHFVGWAPLFPTPAFRLTSMNELWLFAVMGVLMGIIGIAMIRTLGWLEDFFDHLPIKRALIWSPAIGALFLGIIGYFYPQIFGTGYDTIRDMLNDRLPGKKLIGVSIAKFVALVVSLGSGTTGGVFAPSLIVGGGFGAAFAIVCKHIFPHLVGDPAFYALAAMAACFGGIARAPFTSIVFLFELSHNPNALMPLIVCVMVADGFVRLFSRDSIMTSKLVKRGLIILQDYSVPVLMRARIDQIMQKQFSVLDADEELRSVLGRITPGHVGLIPIVEKDGALVGIVEAHDLLKVEPPDHHFRMRELARQDYVIAYPDEAVDQVNRDMLLKNNENIVVVESHGSRKPIGIARANDLLQLRRWLVQEETREVTTNQAANGNGAGK; encoded by the coding sequence ATGGCTGATTTTCCTTTCACGCAAGCCCCGAATGGCGCTGAGGTGAAGCTGCGGAAGAAGAGCCAGTTTGGTGTGGCGCTTGAGCCGGAGGTGGTCAAGATATGCGGCTACGCTGTGCTGGTGGGCTTCATCGGCGGCCTGGTTGCGCAGGGACTTCTGGAACTCATCTATTTGTTCACTAATATCTTTTTTTACGGCAGGTTTTCGTTCGCCATCACGAATCCTGCGTATAACCATCTCGGTCTTTGGGTGATCCTGATTCCGCCGGTTGGCGGGCTGGTCGTGGGCATCATGGTCCATTACTGGGAACCGACGCTGAAGGGGCACGGTATTCCGGAGGCGATGGAGGCTGTTCTCTTCGGGCATAGCAGGATGCGTCTTCGCGTCGCTCTTCTGAAACCGTTGGCCACAGCATTTGCAATCGGAACAGGCGGGCCATTTGGCGCGGAGGGGCCGATCATCCAGACGGGCGCTGCGTTTGGATCGCTGTTTGGACAGGCTGTTGGCTTGACACCGTACTATCGGCGCGTATTGCTTGCGTCTGGTGCAGCTGCCGGTATGGCGGCGACGTTTACCGCTCCACTTGCCGGAATTCTGGTGGCGGTGGAGTTGCTGCTCTTTGAGTTTCGGGCGCGCTCGTTTATCCCGGTAGCGCTAGCGGCTGCAGTGGCGACTGGGGTGCGCATCCATTTTGTAGGATGGGCTCCACTGTTTCCAACGCCTGCCTTTCGGCTGACCAGCATGAATGAGCTGTGGCTGTTTGCGGTGATGGGCGTGCTGATGGGCATCATCGGCATTGCGATGATTCGTACACTGGGATGGTTGGAGGATTTCTTCGATCATCTGCCGATTAAGCGTGCGCTCATCTGGTCGCCTGCGATTGGGGCGTTGTTTCTGGGCATCATTGGCTACTTCTATCCGCAGATATTTGGCACCGGATATGACACGATTCGCGACATGCTCAATGATCGCTTGCCGGGTAAGAAGCTGATCGGCGTTTCGATTGCGAAGTTTGTTGCGTTGGTGGTTTCGCTGGGATCGGGAACGACGGGTGGTGTGTTTGCGCCGTCGTTGATTGTTGGCGGAGGCTTCGGCGCTGCGTTTGCAATTGTCTGTAAGCATATCTTTCCGCACCTGGTTGGCGACCCGGCGTTCTATGCGCTGGCCGCGATGGCTGCGTGCTTTGGAGGAATTGCGCGCGCTCCGTTTACCAGCATCGTCTTCCTGTTTGAGCTGAGTCACAATCCGAATGCGCTGATGCCGTTGATTGTTTGCGTGATGGTGGCAGATGGATTTGTACGGTTGTTCAGCCGCGATTCGATTATGACGAGCAAGCTGGTGAAACGCGGGCTCATTATCCTTCAGGATTACTCTGTGCCTGTGCTGATGCGAGCGCGCATCGATCAGATTATGCAGAAGCAGTTCAGCGTGCTCGATGCGGATGAAGAACTGCGATCTGTACTTGGGCGCATCACGCCTGGGCATGTTGGGTTGATTCCGATTGTGGAGAAGGACGGGGCCCTGGTCGGGATTGTTGAGGCGCATGATCTGTTGAAGGTCGAGCCGCCGGACCATCACTTCAGGATGCGGGAGCTTGCGCGGCAGGACTATGTCATTGCTTATCCTGACGAGGCGGTGGACCAGGTCAATCGCGATATGCTGCTCAAGAACAACGAGAACATTGTTGTTGTGGAGTCGCATGGGTCGCGCAAGCCGATTGGCATCGCGCGCGCCAACGACCTGCTGCAACTGCGGCGCTGGCTGGTGCAGGAGGAGACACGCGAGGTAACCACAAATCAGGCTGCAAATGGAAATGGGGCAGGGAAGTAG
- a CDS encoding outer membrane beta-barrel protein, with the protein MRIAIAILTSCALIALPACFAQSTSPAPAAPAAAPAPAAPTPLAMPSMSGPLQLAPPHMIENGSIAVNGILSGMGWTEGDHVAGDNSTHYDVSNAQVFVQKVNGWWQFYLQGGAYNLPAIGTPFLSTSDTVKNIYGPFPQGYLKLVKGNYDIKIGALPTLIGAEYTFSFENMNIERGLLWNQENAVNKGIQLDDTYKKLALSVSWNDGYYSNRYTWLWGSATYTFNPVHSLAFIAGGNAGAYAKNTAATPLYLNNEQIYNLIYTYTKGNWVIQPYFQLTDVPTNARIGIIQGAGTKGGAVLATYNFKRGFSLAVRPEYIKTTGSATSGAINLLYGPGSGAFGLTLTPTYHKDAFFMRGEFALVHATNMTLGDAFGPTGQSANQPRGVLETGFIF; encoded by the coding sequence ATGAGAATTGCCATTGCGATACTGACCAGTTGCGCTCTGATTGCACTCCCTGCATGCTTTGCGCAGAGCACATCTCCAGCCCCGGCAGCCCCAGCCGCGGCACCGGCACCTGCCGCTCCAACACCCCTCGCCATGCCTTCCATGTCCGGCCCATTACAGCTTGCGCCGCCTCACATGATTGAGAATGGAAGCATAGCCGTCAACGGCATTCTCAGCGGCATGGGATGGACCGAAGGCGATCACGTCGCAGGCGACAACTCCACTCATTACGACGTCAGTAACGCACAGGTCTTCGTCCAGAAGGTCAACGGATGGTGGCAGTTTTATTTACAAGGCGGTGCCTACAACCTTCCGGCAATTGGAACGCCATTCCTCTCAACCTCCGACACCGTCAAGAACATCTACGGCCCCTTTCCGCAGGGATACTTGAAGCTCGTCAAAGGAAACTACGACATCAAGATCGGAGCGCTGCCCACTCTGATCGGCGCCGAATACACCTTCAGCTTCGAGAATATGAACATCGAGCGTGGCCTGCTATGGAACCAGGAGAACGCCGTCAATAAAGGCATCCAACTCGACGACACCTACAAGAAGCTGGCCCTCTCGGTCTCCTGGAACGACGGCTATTATTCGAATCGCTACACCTGGTTGTGGGGCTCAGCCACCTACACCTTTAACCCCGTGCACAGCCTCGCGTTCATCGCCGGAGGAAACGCCGGCGCATACGCTAAAAACACCGCAGCGACTCCTCTCTACCTGAACAACGAGCAGATCTACAACCTGATCTACACCTACACCAAGGGAAACTGGGTCATTCAGCCATACTTCCAATTGACCGACGTACCCACCAACGCAAGAATCGGGATCATACAGGGAGCAGGAACAAAAGGCGGAGCAGTCCTCGCGACCTACAACTTTAAACGCGGCTTCTCCCTCGCCGTTCGTCCTGAATACATCAAGACCACCGGAAGCGCAACGAGCGGGGCCATCAACTTACTGTATGGTCCAGGCAGCGGCGCCTTTGGCCTCACGCTGACTCCCACCTATCACAAGGATGCGTTCTTCATGCGTGGGGAATTTGCTCTGGTCCATGCGACGAACATGACCCTTGGCGATGCCTTCGGACCCACTGGCCAAAGCGCCAATCAGCCGCGCGGAGTTCTCGAAACCGGCTTCATCTTCTAA
- a CDS encoding response regulator gives MSSPIRLLVVDDHHVVRQGLVALLKIMPELEVAGEASDGLQAIELHRTLQPDITLMDLQLPKLGGVDAILKIRTESPAARFIVLTTFDGDEDIYRALQAGAKAYLLKGMTVEELRSTIQAVHSGKTRIAPAIAEKLAERMSGQELTGRELEVLERIVRGRANKEIASDLNISEATVKTHINNLLSKLGVTDRTQAATAALQRGIVHLT, from the coding sequence ATGAGTAGCCCCATCCGCCTGCTGGTCGTCGACGACCACCATGTCGTCCGCCAAGGTCTCGTCGCGCTCCTCAAGATCATGCCCGAGCTCGAAGTGGCAGGCGAAGCCTCCGACGGCCTCCAGGCTATCGAGCTGCACCGCACACTCCAACCCGACATCACCCTCATGGATCTGCAACTCCCCAAACTCGGCGGCGTCGACGCCATCCTAAAGATACGCACCGAGTCCCCCGCCGCGCGTTTCATCGTACTCACCACCTTCGACGGGGACGAGGACATCTACCGGGCTCTCCAGGCCGGCGCAAAAGCCTACCTGCTCAAAGGCATGACCGTCGAAGAACTCCGCTCCACCATCCAGGCCGTCCACAGCGGCAAAACCCGCATCGCCCCCGCCATCGCCGAAAAACTCGCCGAGCGCATGAGCGGACAGGAACTCACCGGCCGCGAGCTCGAAGTCCTCGAACGCATCGTCCGTGGCCGCGCCAATAAAGAGATAGCCTCCGACCTCAACATCAGCGAAGCCACCGTCAAGACCCACATCAACAACCTGCTCAGCAAGCTCGGCGTCACCGACCGCACACAGGCTGCAACCGCCGCGCTTCAACGCGGCATCGTACATCTCACATAA
- a CDS encoding chloride channel protein encodes MQTMVENPKKRSWVLRHPMLRKYLPLVHEDLTATYSRDLHKWLIVAPIIGIVTGLFITGLTVVILGKMWPVVLSYYLGHHWAIVPSLTAGFALTGLIMQFLTPDPDTHSTEEIISSYHEHNGDINMRPFFAKILAAMTTVGFGGSAALEGPSIYGGGAIGSWLWAKLKRLRLDARDRRIMLICGAAAGMSAVFRAPLTGIVFALEMPYKDDLAHEALVPSLIASVISYMTLSSFVGGQPLFDFASNVTFTRRDLVWCALLGLVVGLVAMAFVITFRRARVFWVKWSWPHWIKLMVGGFLTGVCGISFLAIFHGSLVPLGPNYEAVGYILTKHYSSFELVMFSVLKLAATTFSLAAGGVSAMFVPLFLSGGSLGVAFAQSVVHSPAIELYAAVGMAAFIAAGYKTPLAAVVFVAEATGGHSFIIPALIGAAVAYAVSGDASASGDQRLHEGVRVHELSNIMVAEVMQQNVISVQASLSLHGFTDVLSTHYRHATYPVFDGEELVGIAAVWSLAKIPRSKWDAMYVRDIVDRHVTRVPANCDVMEALRLLLSEYRQHMLLVVSHTGRLEGIVTKSDILKALRTQKHTAANYSYDENATHYGLEG; translated from the coding sequence ATGCAGACGATGGTTGAGAATCCGAAAAAGAGAAGCTGGGTGCTGAGACACCCGATGCTCCGCAAATATCTACCGCTGGTTCATGAGGACCTGACGGCGACCTATTCGCGCGACCTGCACAAGTGGTTGATTGTTGCGCCGATTATTGGCATCGTCACGGGCCTGTTCATTACGGGCCTGACGGTCGTGATCCTGGGCAAGATGTGGCCTGTGGTGCTGAGCTATTATCTGGGCCACCATTGGGCGATTGTGCCGAGCTTGACCGCCGGCTTCGCTCTGACGGGCCTCATTATGCAGTTTCTGACGCCTGATCCGGATACGCACTCGACCGAGGAGATTATCAGCTCGTACCACGAGCACAACGGCGACATTAACATGCGGCCGTTCTTTGCGAAGATTCTTGCGGCCATGACAACTGTGGGATTCGGCGGCAGCGCGGCGCTCGAAGGGCCAAGTATCTATGGCGGTGGCGCGATTGGTTCGTGGCTGTGGGCGAAGCTGAAACGGCTGCGTCTGGATGCGCGCGACCGGCGGATTATGCTGATCTGCGGCGCGGCTGCGGGTATGTCGGCGGTGTTCCGCGCGCCGCTGACCGGTATCGTGTTCGCGCTGGAGATGCCGTATAAGGACGACCTGGCGCATGAAGCGCTGGTGCCTTCGCTGATCGCGTCGGTGATCTCGTACATGACGCTGAGCTCGTTTGTCGGCGGACAGCCGCTGTTCGACTTTGCGTCGAACGTGACGTTCACGCGCCGCGACCTGGTATGGTGTGCGCTGCTTGGCCTGGTCGTTGGGCTTGTGGCGATGGCGTTCGTCATTACCTTCCGCCGCGCGCGGGTCTTCTGGGTGAAGTGGTCATGGCCCCATTGGATCAAGCTGATGGTTGGCGGCTTCCTGACTGGTGTCTGCGGTATTTCCTTTCTCGCGATCTTCCACGGGTCGCTCGTTCCTCTTGGCCCCAATTATGAGGCTGTGGGTTACATTCTGACCAAACACTACAGCTCGTTTGAGCTGGTGATGTTCAGCGTTCTGAAGCTGGCTGCAACTACGTTTTCACTGGCTGCCGGCGGTGTGAGCGCGATGTTCGTTCCGCTGTTCCTGTCGGGCGGGAGCCTGGGCGTGGCTTTTGCTCAGTCGGTGGTGCATAGCCCGGCAATTGAGCTCTATGCGGCCGTGGGTATGGCTGCGTTTATCGCTGCCGGTTACAAGACGCCGCTTGCGGCCGTCGTCTTCGTTGCCGAGGCGACGGGTGGTCACTCCTTCATTATTCCCGCGCTGATTGGCGCAGCGGTGGCGTATGCGGTTTCAGGTGATGCGTCAGCTTCGGGCGACCAGCGGCTCCATGAGGGCGTGCGTGTGCATGAGCTGAGCAACATTATGGTTGCCGAGGTGATGCAGCAGAATGTGATCTCGGTACAGGCTTCGCTGAGCCTGCACGGGTTTACCGATGTCCTCTCGACACATTATCGGCATGCGACCTATCCGGTGTTCGATGGCGAGGAGCTTGTCGGGATCGCGGCGGTGTGGTCATTGGCCAAGATTCCACGCAGCAAGTGGGACGCGATGTACGTGCGTGACATTGTGGACCGTCATGTGACGAGGGTGCCTGCAAATTGCGATGTGATGGAGGCGCTACGACTGTTGCTGAGCGAGTACCGCCAGCACATGTTGCTGGTGGTATCGCACACGGGGCGACTCGAGGGCATTGTGACGAAGAGCGATATTTTGAAGGCGCTTAGAACGCAGAAGCATACGGCGGCAAACTACAGCTATGACGAGAATGCCACCCACTATGGTCTGGAGGGATAG
- a CDS encoding MarR family winged helix-turn-helix transcriptional regulator, producing the protein MRLRSAVEQVPPRTASALDEDTIRNLAWFRYNLRKFLRFSEKAARQCGVTPQQHQLMLGVAGYTGRGWATVSELAEFLQERHNSVVGLVDRAAQCGLVRKEHDTSDRRFVFVHLTRHGEQMLAKLTEMHSEEVGHARETLLKPPKVPPQTLAFKKRSSGAE; encoded by the coding sequence ATGAGACTGCGATCGGCAGTCGAGCAGGTCCCTCCCCGAACGGCCTCTGCTCTCGACGAAGATACAATCCGAAATCTGGCGTGGTTCCGCTACAACTTGCGAAAGTTTTTGCGCTTCAGCGAGAAGGCGGCGCGGCAGTGCGGCGTGACTCCGCAACAGCACCAGTTGATGCTGGGCGTTGCCGGGTATACGGGGCGCGGCTGGGCGACGGTCTCAGAGCTTGCTGAGTTTTTGCAGGAGCGGCACAACTCGGTTGTGGGCCTGGTAGACCGTGCGGCGCAGTGCGGTCTGGTTCGCAAGGAACACGATACGAGCGACCGCAGGTTTGTGTTCGTGCACTTGACGCGGCATGGCGAGCAGATGCTGGCAAAGCTTACGGAGATGCATAGCGAAGAGGTCGGCCATGCGCGGGAGACGTTGTTGAAGCCGCCAAAGGTTCCTCCGCAGACGCTTGCGTTCAAGAAGAGATCGTCGGGCGCGGAATAG
- a CDS encoding sensor histidine kinase — protein sequence MHRRAHFDRLRAIVLVCFACAALPLAHSSAQSFDNLGHQEWSTENGLPQNSIHQIFQSRDGYIWTATEGGIARFNGSGFQAFSQEDNPAFTTNDTCCITQDAKGALWVGTADGLVQYANGAFRHFTLGDGQITIEALAADNANLYILTDSGILVENGDKFTPLPLPSNISPTAIAQASNGALWIATATQLFEYSDGSLKQISSGTEPFANPIQSIGSLHGNAPWIMTRSSVTLLRSGHPRTLQTSRDLPNTRLQSFLEDARGDLWIGTSSGLFVVSKNGGPAEIEPALGANSILSLFEDSEGDIWVGTETAGLHILRRQNFHTLPALSEHVITAVAQSTDGAMWAGTNGDGLDRWQSGKTQHYSASNGLLSDIILALAPGSNGSMWVGTPDGLNHIEGRKIDSYTAADGLPDDLIRSLLVDSDGSLWIGTRRGLAHWKNNAFTIYTEATGLKSNLIGSLVRNAQDPQALWIGTLDGISRLRDGRITTYTTNDGLSGNIITSLLEDSAGTLWIGTKGSGLSRSTPNGFISMQRADLPRSIDSILEDNAGNLWLSSTHGITRVPRDTLIACGTSTSCNPHPEPYGRADGMPTEEASSIGHPAAWKDTAGLLWFATRKGVAITDPNHLSEDRIPPPVVIESFIVDDATIASSSTEIDIPPGHTRFAFAYAGLSFAAPSKVRYRYILEGFDKQWTDAGSRRTAYYTNLPPRHYRFRVQAANNSGGWNEPGAEIGFYVRPAFYRRAWFILLCLALLAAIIVLLYRLRVRRLQRQFDAVLAERNRMAREIHDTLAQSFVGVSVQLELAAQLLAQSHVTAAHEQIDRTRAYVREGLAEARRSIWDLRAITAQDTLPTRLTRLADQTGTPQLQINLTIGGTYRPLAPGVETEVLRIAQEALANVTRHAQATRAAIDLRYHSKRLTLTITDNGRGFDTTNTTLPANGHFGLQGMRERAEQIGANLAVSSVPGQGSTVTLDAPIAAEKGIKTP from the coding sequence ATGCACCGGCGCGCCCACTTCGACAGGCTCCGAGCCATTGTGCTCGTCTGCTTCGCATGTGCCGCGTTGCCCCTCGCGCACTCGTCCGCGCAAAGCTTCGACAATCTCGGCCACCAGGAGTGGTCCACCGAAAACGGTCTCCCGCAAAACAGCATCCACCAGATATTTCAGTCCCGCGACGGCTACATCTGGACCGCAACCGAGGGCGGCATAGCACGCTTCAACGGATCCGGTTTCCAGGCCTTCAGCCAGGAAGACAACCCCGCCTTCACCACCAACGACACCTGCTGCATCACCCAGGACGCAAAAGGCGCGCTCTGGGTCGGCACCGCAGACGGCCTCGTCCAATACGCGAACGGAGCATTCCGTCACTTCACTCTCGGCGACGGCCAGATCACGATCGAAGCCCTCGCTGCAGACAACGCCAACCTGTACATCCTCACCGACAGCGGCATCCTCGTCGAGAACGGCGACAAATTCACTCCGCTTCCACTTCCATCCAACATCAGCCCTACAGCCATAGCCCAGGCCAGCAACGGCGCTCTCTGGATCGCTACCGCCACCCAGCTCTTCGAATACAGCGACGGCTCACTCAAGCAGATCTCATCAGGCACAGAACCTTTCGCCAATCCAATCCAAAGCATCGGCTCACTCCATGGCAATGCACCGTGGATCATGACTCGCAGCAGCGTCACTCTTCTCCGCAGCGGTCACCCTCGTACGCTTCAAACCAGTCGCGATCTTCCGAACACGAGGCTCCAGTCTTTCCTCGAAGACGCACGCGGCGATCTCTGGATCGGTACCAGCAGCGGCCTGTTCGTAGTGTCGAAGAACGGAGGACCAGCCGAGATCGAACCCGCGCTCGGCGCCAACAGCATCCTCTCGCTCTTTGAAGACAGTGAAGGCGACATCTGGGTCGGCACCGAAACCGCCGGCCTGCACATCCTTCGCCGCCAGAACTTCCACACACTCCCCGCGCTCTCCGAGCACGTCATCACCGCCGTAGCACAGTCCACCGACGGTGCAATGTGGGCAGGCACCAACGGAGACGGCCTCGACCGCTGGCAGAGCGGCAAGACTCAGCACTACTCCGCCAGCAACGGCCTGCTCAGCGACATCATCCTCGCCCTCGCTCCCGGCAGCAACGGCAGTATGTGGGTCGGCACGCCCGACGGCCTCAACCACATCGAAGGCCGCAAGATTGACTCCTACACCGCAGCCGACGGCCTGCCCGACGACCTCATCCGCTCCCTCCTCGTCGACAGCGACGGCTCACTCTGGATCGGCACCCGCCGCGGCCTCGCCCACTGGAAGAACAACGCCTTCACCATCTACACCGAAGCCACCGGACTCAAAAGCAATCTCATCGGCTCACTTGTACGCAATGCACAAGACCCGCAAGCTCTGTGGATCGGCACACTCGACGGCATCTCCCGCCTGCGCGACGGCAGGATCACGACCTACACCACAAACGACGGCCTCTCCGGCAACATCATCACCTCGCTGCTCGAAGACTCCGCTGGCACGCTCTGGATAGGGACTAAGGGCAGCGGCCTCAGCCGTTCCACTCCCAATGGCTTCATCTCCATGCAGCGCGCCGATCTCCCCCGCTCCATCGATTCCATCCTCGAAGACAACGCAGGCAATCTCTGGCTAAGCTCGACCCACGGCATCACCCGGGTCCCGCGCGACACCCTCATCGCCTGCGGCACGTCCACAAGCTGCAACCCGCATCCAGAGCCCTACGGCCGCGCCGATGGCATGCCCACCGAAGAAGCCTCCTCCATCGGCCACCCCGCCGCATGGAAAGATACCGCTGGCCTCCTCTGGTTCGCCACACGCAAAGGCGTCGCCATCACCGACCCCAACCATCTCTCTGAAGACCGCATCCCGCCTCCCGTCGTCATCGAAAGCTTCATCGTAGACGACGCCACGATCGCCTCTTCATCAACAGAGATCGACATCCCGCCCGGCCACACTCGCTTCGCCTTCGCCTATGCCGGCCTCAGCTTCGCCGCGCCCTCCAAGGTCCGCTACCGCTATATCCTCGAAGGTTTCGACAAGCAGTGGACAGACGCAGGCTCCCGCCGCACCGCCTACTACACCAATCTTCCTCCGCGCCACTACCGCTTCCGCGTGCAGGCAGCCAACAACAGCGGAGGCTGGAACGAACCCGGAGCCGAGATCGGCTTCTACGTCCGCCCCGCGTTCTACCGCCGTGCCTGGTTCATCCTGCTCTGCCTCGCACTGCTCGCTGCCATCATCGTGCTGCTCTATCGCCTGCGCGTCCGCCGTCTTCAGCGCCAGTTCGACGCCGTCCTCGCCGAGCGCAACCGCATGGCCCGCGAGATCCACGACACCCTCGCGCAGAGCTTCGTCGGCGTCTCCGTCCAGCTCGAACTCGCCGCACAACTCCTCGCGCAATCGCACGTTACCGCCGCCCACGAGCAGATCGACCGCACCCGCGCCTACGTCCGCGAAGGACTCGCCGAAGCACGCCGCAGCATCTGGGACCTACGCGCCATCACCGCGCAGGACACCCTGCCCACGCGCCTCACCCGCCTCGCCGACCAAACTGGAACGCCACAGCTCCAAATCAACCTCACTATCGGCGGAACCTACCGCCCACTCGCGCCTGGGGTCGAAACTGAAGTCCTCCGTATCGCACAAGAAGCCTTAGCCAATGTCACCCGCCACGCTCAGGCAACCCGCGCAGCTATCGATCTGCGCTATCATTCAAAGCGTCTGACCTTAACCATCACCGACAACGGTCGCGGCTTCGACACTACAAACACCACGCTCCCTGCTAACGGTCACTTCGGGCTCCAAGGCATGCGCGAGCGCGCCGAGCAAATCGGCGCAAACCTTGCCGTCAGCAGCGTTCCCGGGCAAGGCAGCACAGTCACACTCGATGCACCCATCGCAGCCGAGAAAGGAATAAAAACACCATGA